Proteins co-encoded in one Polynucleobacter sp. MG-6-Vaara-E2 genomic window:
- a CDS encoding Tex family protein, whose translation MLPSIEQRLAQELSAKPNQVAAAISLLDEGATVPFIARYRKEVTGGLDDVQLRLLEERLTYLRELEERRKTIVTSIEEQGKMTPELLKAIMMAEDKTRLEDLYLPYKPKRRTKAQIALEAGLEPLANDLLANPGLDPEAEAAKYIKPAFKADETENPGVPDTKAALEGARQILMERFAEDAALVQSLRTYLQDHGVVESKVIAGKEQEGEKFADYFDYSEPIKAIPSHRALALFRGRREQILMVILRLDSEAEKPKWDAPHNPCENRIANHFKIKNEGRPADGWLIDTVRWTWRVKCSLHLESELMTALRERSETEAINVFARNLKDLLLAAPAGPRVTIGLDPGMRTGVKVAVVDATGKVVDTDVIYPHQPKNDWTGSLLTLAKLAEKHKATLISIGNGTASRETDKLAQDLIKAKPELGLTKIVVSEAGASVYSASEYASKELPGMDVSLRGAVSIARRLQDPLAELVKIDPKSIGVGQYQHDVMQTQLAKSLVAVVEDCVNAVGVDVNTASAPLLARVSGLSSVVAEGIVAYRDNKGAFQSRMDLKSVPRLGEKTFEQAAGFLRIMNGNDPLDASAVHPESYPLVEKILKDINKGVKEVIGDTNLLQSLSPEKYADGQFGVPTVTDILKELEKPGRDPRPEFTTATFKDGVEKMSDLKTDMILEGVVTNVAAFGAFVDIGVHQDGLVHISALSNTFVKDPHSVVKAGQVVKVKVLEVDEKRKRIALTMRLSDEAPKATVGARPEQRIASRPKSNEPRKPQDDRRQAAPINNAMAMALAKLKK comes from the coding sequence ATGCTGCCATCCATAGAACAACGTCTTGCCCAAGAGCTCTCTGCAAAACCTAACCAAGTAGCAGCTGCAATCTCTTTATTGGATGAGGGAGCCACAGTTCCATTTATTGCTCGCTACCGTAAAGAAGTCACTGGCGGCCTTGATGATGTGCAATTACGTCTATTAGAAGAGCGGCTGACATACCTGCGTGAGCTGGAGGAACGTCGCAAGACAATCGTGACTTCAATTGAAGAGCAGGGCAAGATGACTCCTGAGTTGCTTAAGGCGATCATGATGGCTGAAGATAAGACGCGTCTTGAAGATCTATATCTACCCTATAAGCCCAAGCGTAGAACGAAAGCACAGATTGCGCTCGAGGCTGGATTGGAGCCACTCGCTAATGACTTATTGGCTAATCCAGGTCTGGATCCAGAGGCTGAGGCCGCTAAATATATTAAGCCAGCTTTCAAAGCCGATGAAACTGAAAATCCTGGGGTACCTGATACTAAGGCAGCTTTAGAAGGCGCCCGCCAAATACTGATGGAACGCTTTGCTGAAGATGCAGCTCTTGTTCAGTCATTGCGTACCTATTTACAAGACCATGGTGTAGTTGAGTCCAAGGTGATTGCCGGGAAAGAACAAGAGGGTGAGAAGTTTGCTGATTACTTTGACTACTCTGAACCCATTAAGGCAATACCATCACATCGTGCACTAGCGCTCTTTAGAGGTCGTCGTGAGCAAATCTTGATGGTGATATTGCGCTTAGATAGCGAAGCAGAGAAGCCCAAGTGGGATGCGCCGCACAATCCTTGTGAAAACCGTATTGCCAATCATTTTAAGATCAAGAATGAAGGGCGACCAGCAGACGGCTGGCTGATAGATACAGTGCGTTGGACATGGAGAGTGAAGTGTTCATTGCATTTAGAGTCAGAGCTGATGACTGCCTTGCGTGAACGCTCAGAAACCGAGGCCATCAACGTCTTCGCGCGCAATCTGAAAGATCTTCTTCTGGCAGCGCCTGCAGGCCCAAGAGTCACCATTGGCCTTGATCCTGGAATGCGCACTGGTGTGAAGGTTGCAGTAGTCGATGCAACGGGTAAAGTGGTTGACACTGATGTCATCTATCCACATCAGCCCAAGAATGACTGGACGGGTTCGCTCCTAACGCTTGCCAAGTTGGCTGAGAAACACAAGGCGACCTTAATTTCGATTGGGAATGGCACGGCGTCACGTGAAACCGATAAGCTTGCACAGGATTTAATCAAGGCAAAGCCAGAGCTAGGTCTTACTAAGATTGTTGTCTCAGAAGCAGGAGCCTCGGTTTACTCTGCATCAGAGTACGCCTCAAAAGAATTGCCAGGAATGGATGTCTCTTTGCGTGGCGCAGTATCCATCGCCCGACGTTTACAAGACCCACTAGCAGAACTAGTGAAGATTGATCCCAAATCAATTGGCGTTGGCCAATATCAGCATGATGTTATGCAAACCCAATTGGCTAAATCATTGGTGGCAGTGGTAGAGGATTGCGTAAATGCGGTAGGTGTAGATGTTAATACTGCCTCAGCACCATTATTAGCAAGGGTTTCGGGTTTATCGAGCGTAGTAGCAGAAGGTATCGTGGCCTATCGCGACAATAAGGGGGCATTTCAATCCAGAATGGATCTCAAGAGCGTGCCACGACTCGGTGAAAAGACTTTTGAACAGGCGGCAGGTTTCTTGCGCATCATGAATGGTAATGATCCACTTGATGCTTCAGCAGTACACCCAGAATCCTATCCATTAGTTGAGAAGATTCTGAAAGATATTAATAAGGGTGTGAAAGAAGTGATTGGCGATACTAATCTTCTTCAATCACTCTCACCAGAAAAATATGCAGATGGCCAGTTTGGTGTACCAACCGTTACAGATATTCTGAAAGAATTAGAAAAGCCTGGTCGTGATCCGCGTCCAGAATTTACAACCGCCACTTTTAAAGATGGGGTTGAGAAAATGAGCGACCTCAAGACTGATATGATTCTTGAGGGAGTTGTGACTAACGTCGCGGCCTTTGGAGCTTTCGTAGATATTGGCGTTCATCAAGATGGCTTAGTGCATATCTCCGCGTTATCAAACACCTTTGTCAAAGACCCGCATTCTGTTGTCAAGGCGGGGCAGGTCGTCAAAGTCAAAGTGCTTGAGGTAGATGAGAAGCGTAAACGCATTGCGCTAACGATGCGTCTATCTGATGAGGCACCAAAAGCAACTGTAGGCGCTAGGCCTGAGCAAAGGATTGCAAGTCGTCCTAAATCGAATGAGCCTAGAAAACCTCAAGATGATAGAAGACAGGCTGCACCCATCAATAATGCGATGGCGATGGCCTTAGCAAAGTTAAAGAAGTAG
- the typA gene encoding translational GTPase TypA: MTKRALRNIAIIAHVDHGKTTLVDQLLRQSGTFRSNEKMTERVMDSNDLEKERGITILSKNCAVEYDGTHINIVDTPGHADFGGEVERVLSMVDGVLLLVDAVEGPMPQTRFVTKKALALGLKPIVVINKVDRPGARTDYVINATFELFDKLGATEEQLDFPVVYASGLNGYAGLTDDVREGDMRPLFDTVLKHVPVRDDNPEGPLQLQITSIEYSTYVGKIGVGRVNRGTVKPLMDVVFMDGPDGVQRKGRINQVLKFRGLEREFVEEAQAGDIVLVNGIEDLAIGTTICAPDTPEALPMLKIDEPTLTMNFMVNTSPLAGREGKFVTSRQIRERLDRELKSNMALRVKDTDDDTVFEVSGRGELHLTILVETMRREGYELAVSRPRVVFHEEDGVKMEPYENLTVDVEDTTQGAVMEDLGKRKGELLDMVSDGKGRTRLEYRIPARGLIGFQGDFMTMTRGNGLMSHTFDSYAPAKDGILGERHNGVLISQDDGEAVAYALWKLQDRGRMFVSPGDPLYEGMVIGIHSRDNDLVVNPIKGKQLTNVRASGTDEAVRLVTPIAMNLEYAVEFIDDDELVEVTPKSIRIRKRYLKEHERKKASRE, from the coding sequence ATGACTAAACGCGCACTTCGTAATATCGCCATCATCGCTCACGTTGACCACGGCAAAACTACTTTGGTTGACCAACTTTTGCGTCAATCTGGCACATTCCGCTCCAATGAAAAAATGACCGAACGCGTCATGGACTCAAACGATCTTGAGAAAGAACGCGGCATTACCATTTTGTCTAAAAACTGTGCGGTGGAATATGACGGCACACATATCAACATCGTTGATACCCCAGGGCACGCAGACTTCGGTGGCGAGGTAGAGCGTGTGCTGTCTATGGTTGACGGTGTGTTGCTGTTGGTTGATGCGGTAGAAGGCCCAATGCCGCAAACCCGTTTCGTAACCAAGAAAGCTTTGGCATTAGGTTTAAAGCCTATTGTGGTGATCAATAAGGTTGATCGTCCAGGTGCGCGTACTGATTACGTTATCAATGCGACTTTTGAGTTGTTTGATAAGTTGGGTGCTACTGAAGAGCAGTTAGATTTCCCGGTGGTCTATGCATCTGGTTTGAATGGCTATGCCGGTTTGACTGATGATGTGCGAGAAGGAGATATGCGCCCCTTGTTTGATACTGTCCTGAAGCACGTTCCAGTGCGTGATGACAATCCAGAGGGCCCATTGCAATTACAAATTACCTCTATTGAGTACAGTACATACGTAGGTAAGATCGGTGTAGGCCGCGTTAATCGTGGAACGGTGAAGCCATTGATGGATGTGGTCTTTATGGATGGTCCGGATGGTGTTCAACGTAAGGGCCGTATCAATCAAGTATTGAAATTCCGTGGCTTAGAGCGTGAGTTTGTTGAAGAAGCTCAAGCGGGCGATATCGTTCTGGTAAATGGTATTGAGGACTTAGCAATTGGAACAACAATCTGTGCGCCAGATACTCCGGAAGCATTGCCAATGCTCAAGATTGATGAGCCTACCCTGACCATGAACTTTATGGTAAACACTAGCCCATTGGCTGGTCGTGAAGGCAAGTTTGTGACGAGCCGTCAGATTCGTGAGCGCTTAGATCGTGAATTGAAATCCAATATGGCCCTACGCGTTAAAGATACGGACGACGACACCGTATTTGAAGTATCTGGCCGCGGTGAATTACACCTTACTATTTTGGTCGAGACCATGCGTCGCGAAGGCTACGAATTGGCTGTTTCTCGTCCACGCGTAGTGTTCCACGAAGAAGATGGTGTGAAGATGGAGCCATACGAGAACTTAACTGTTGACGTTGAAGACACCACTCAAGGTGCCGTGATGGAAGACTTGGGTAAACGTAAAGGTGAATTACTTGATATGGTGAGTGACGGTAAAGGCCGTACTCGTCTTGAGTACCGTATTCCAGCGCGTGGCTTGATCGGCTTTCAAGGCGATTTCATGACAATGACCCGCGGTAATGGATTGATGAGTCATACGTTTGATTCTTATGCGCCAGCTAAAGACGGTATTTTGGGCGAGCGTCATAACGGCGTATTAATTAGTCAAGATGATGGCGAAGCAGTCGCATATGCGTTGTGGAAGTTACAAGACCGTGGCCGTATGTTTGTGAGCCCTGGCGATCCTTTATATGAAGGCATGGTGATTGGTATACATAGCCGTGATAACGATTTGGTTGTGAATCCGATTAAAGGTAAGCAATTAACCAACGTGCGTGCTTCTGGTACCGACGAAGCAGTGCGTTTGGTAACCCCAATTGCAATGAACCTGGAGTACGCAGTGGAATTCATCGACGATGATGAATTGGTTGAAGTAACGCCGAAGAGTATTCGTATTCGCAAGCGTTACCTCAAGGAGCATGAGCGCAAAAAAGCCTCACGCGAGTAA
- the truB gene encoding tRNA pseudouridine(55) synthase TruB has product MSTRIDGVVLLDKPAGMSSQGAVTAVKRAFNADKAGHTGTLDPMATGLLPICLGEATKYSQDLLEADKTYIAQVKFGSRTDTGDAEGLTIEELPLPTFENMAAMQKALDALLPAFSGVITQVPPMYSALKRDGKPLYEYARAGVELERTPREITIHKIRWINIQWPEATLEVTCSKGTYIRVLAEDIGNFLGCGAHLVGLRRTEVGHLSLEQSFTIESIQNALHDSSNYILPVDALLQSLPHLTVDEQQAKRLEMGQRVPLNLPSIEALVRIYRATAAPHNFIGTADWRSGVLHPKRLISQAH; this is encoded by the coding sequence ATGTCCACGCGTATCGACGGCGTAGTGTTGCTAGATAAACCCGCAGGAATGAGTTCCCAGGGTGCGGTAACCGCTGTAAAGCGCGCATTTAATGCTGACAAAGCAGGGCATACTGGGACTTTAGATCCCATGGCAACTGGTTTATTGCCAATCTGTTTAGGTGAGGCTACTAAGTATTCTCAAGACTTGCTTGAAGCAGACAAGACTTATATTGCTCAAGTGAAGTTTGGCTCCCGAACAGATACTGGCGATGCTGAAGGCCTCACAATTGAGGAATTACCATTACCCACTTTTGAAAATATGGCTGCAATGCAAAAAGCACTAGATGCTTTGTTACCAGCTTTTTCTGGGGTGATTACTCAAGTGCCACCAATGTATTCGGCACTCAAACGTGATGGCAAGCCTTTATATGAATATGCGCGTGCTGGTGTTGAGTTAGAGCGCACCCCACGTGAGATTACCATTCACAAAATTCGCTGGATCAATATTCAATGGCCTGAAGCAACCCTAGAAGTCACTTGTAGTAAAGGTACCTATATTCGTGTTTTGGCTGAAGATATTGGTAATTTTTTGGGCTGTGGTGCTCATTTAGTCGGGTTGCGTAGAACCGAAGTAGGGCATTTAAGTCTTGAGCAGTCATTTACGATTGAATCGATTCAAAATGCTTTGCACGATAGCTCCAACTACATTCTTCCAGTTGATGCTCTCTTGCAATCATTGCCGCACTTAACCGTGGACGAGCAACAAGCCAAGCGCCTGGAAATGGGCCAACGGGTTCCATTGAATCTTCCTTCGATAGAAGCACTAGTACGTATTTATCGCGCTACCGCCGCTCCCCATAACTTTATTGGAACTGCCGATTGGCGTTCTGGAGTTTTACATCCAAAACGGTTGATTTCGCAGGCTCACTAA
- a CDS encoding FMN-binding glutamate synthase family protein — MNKSSRPILPIRLSTFAICIVGTLISGIALLMDASSWLLFIAFSLLSLLGIYDRLQTKHAILRNYPILGHMRFLLEFIRPEIRQYFIEGDNDKTPFSREQRTLVYSRSKAVADEIPFGTTIDVMAPGYQWINQSLVPTHLPSHDFRIEIGGKDCTQKYSASIFNISAMSFGSLSANAILALNLGAKKGGFAHDTGEGSISHYHRVHGGDLIWEIGSGYFGCRNQDGTFNADKFKKNALDAQVKMIEIKLSQGAKPGHGGILPGPKVTAEIAAARGVKEGESCISPSSHSAFSTPLEMMHFIQRLRDLSGGKPVGFKLCIGHPWEWFGIVKAMLETNIHPDFIVVDGSEGGTGASPVEFTNHVGTPLQDGLRLVHNTLMGVNLRDKIKIGCSGKIISAFDMAVAFALGADWCNSARGFMFSIGCIQAQVCNTGFCPTGVTTQDPERQKALVVPDKSERVYHFHNETLKTLKELVEAAGLDHPNEIDASHIVRRISKNEVRLLSFLLPEMPGGLLLQGGNIDPTLNLPKVFELYWNKAQAASFAALKD, encoded by the coding sequence ATGAATAAATCATCTCGCCCTATTCTGCCCATTCGCTTAAGTACCTTTGCCATTTGTATTGTTGGCACCCTCATCAGCGGTATTGCCTTGCTGATGGATGCTTCTAGCTGGCTCCTCTTTATAGCTTTTAGCCTTCTTAGTTTGCTAGGTATTTATGACCGCTTGCAAACTAAACATGCCATTTTGCGGAACTACCCGATTCTGGGTCACATGCGTTTCTTGCTGGAATTTATTCGTCCTGAGATTCGACAATACTTTATTGAGGGCGATAACGATAAGACGCCCTTCTCGAGAGAGCAACGCACTTTAGTGTATTCGCGCTCAAAAGCGGTTGCCGATGAGATTCCTTTTGGCACAACTATAGATGTGATGGCGCCGGGATATCAATGGATCAATCAATCCCTGGTGCCTACCCATTTACCAAGTCATGATTTTCGAATAGAGATTGGTGGTAAAGACTGTACGCAAAAATACTCGGCCAGTATTTTTAATATCTCGGCTATGAGCTTTGGATCACTGAGCGCTAATGCCATCTTAGCTTTGAACCTAGGAGCTAAGAAGGGAGGCTTTGCGCACGATACAGGTGAAGGCTCGATATCTCATTATCACCGCGTACATGGTGGTGATCTCATTTGGGAAATCGGTTCAGGCTACTTTGGTTGCCGCAATCAAGACGGCACTTTTAATGCTGATAAGTTTAAAAAAAATGCCCTTGATGCTCAAGTCAAAATGATCGAGATCAAATTAAGCCAAGGGGCTAAACCAGGCCATGGCGGTATCTTGCCAGGACCTAAAGTTACCGCAGAGATTGCTGCCGCTCGTGGCGTTAAAGAAGGTGAAAGCTGCATCTCCCCTTCATCACACAGCGCCTTCTCCACACCCCTTGAGATGATGCACTTTATACAACGCTTACGCGATTTGTCTGGTGGTAAACCGGTTGGCTTCAAGTTGTGCATTGGCCATCCTTGGGAATGGTTTGGGATTGTTAAAGCCATGCTAGAAACCAATATTCATCCTGACTTCATCGTAGTGGATGGCTCTGAAGGTGGCACTGGTGCCTCCCCAGTGGAATTTACGAATCACGTTGGTACGCCACTGCAAGATGGTTTACGTTTAGTCCATAACACTCTAATGGGTGTGAACTTACGCGATAAGATCAAAATTGGTTGCTCAGGCAAGATTATTAGCGCCTTTGATATGGCAGTGGCCTTTGCCTTAGGTGCGGACTGGTGTAATAGTGCCCGTGGTTTTATGTTCTCAATCGGCTGCATTCAGGCACAAGTCTGCAACACAGGCTTCTGCCCTACTGGCGTAACCACCCAAGATCCTGAGCGCCAAAAAGCCTTGGTGGTACCTGATAAATCCGAGCGCGTTTATCACTTTCATAATGAAACTCTCAAGACATTAAAAGAGTTAGTGGAGGCAGCGGGCTTAGATCATCCAAATGAGATCGATGCTTCCCATATTGTTCGACGGATTAGCAAAAATGAAGTACGCCTCCTGTCCTTCTTGTTACCAGAAATGCCAGGAGGACTTCTTCTTCAGGGGGGTAACATCGATCCAACTCTGAATCTACCGAAAGTATTTGAGCTCTACTGGAATAAGGCTCAGGCCGCTAGTTTTGCAGCCCTCAAAGACTAA
- a CDS encoding pseudouridine synthase, with translation MTKINAEGVSASKVFLPANQSHPNLLHFFIAQFPHINPGEWEQRFNDNLILDIEGQPLAANDPYQPNIHLMYFRRLEREPEIPFEEQILFQDEHILVADKPHFLPVTPSGLYLHQTLLNRLKKKTGIPTLSPIHRIDRDTAGLVIFSVNPQERAKYQNLFRDRAVKKVYEAIAPYSEDLITQLPITYQSRLEESKHFLQMQEVEGDPNSDTLIELLEKKAAWARYQLTPGSGKKHQLRCHLNALGIPIKFDQIYPDLTPYQEYDLDFSKPLQLLAKKIIFQDPITGEMHSFCSQRDLEG, from the coding sequence ATGACTAAGATTAATGCAGAGGGGGTATCGGCATCGAAGGTATTTTTGCCTGCGAATCAATCACATCCAAACCTGTTGCATTTCTTTATTGCTCAATTTCCCCATATCAATCCTGGTGAGTGGGAGCAGCGATTTAATGACAACCTCATTTTAGATATCGAAGGTCAACCCCTAGCAGCAAATGATCCATATCAACCCAACATTCATCTGATGTATTTCAGGAGATTGGAGCGCGAACCCGAGATTCCGTTTGAAGAGCAGATTCTCTTTCAAGATGAACATATTCTGGTTGCGGATAAGCCCCATTTCTTACCAGTGACACCAAGCGGCTTATATTTGCACCAAACCTTACTCAACCGTTTAAAGAAAAAGACGGGTATTCCAACACTCAGCCCTATTCATCGTATTGATCGAGATACTGCAGGCTTAGTCATCTTCTCAGTTAATCCTCAGGAGAGAGCTAAATACCAAAATCTCTTTCGAGATCGTGCGGTAAAAAAAGTATACGAAGCAATCGCTCCTTACTCAGAAGATCTGATTACGCAATTGCCCATAACGTATCAAAGTAGATTGGAAGAATCAAAGCACTTTTTGCAGATGCAAGAGGTGGAGGGTGATCCTAATAGCGATACTTTGATAGAGTTACTTGAAAAAAAGGCTGCTTGGGCTAGATATCAATTAACGCCCGGTAGTGGCAAAAAGCACCAACTGCGTTGTCATCTCAACGCATTGGGAATCCCAATCAAGTTTGATCAGATCTACCCAGATTTGACTCCGTATCAAGAATACGACCTGGATTTTTCTAAACCCTTACAACTTCTAGCAAAAAAAATCATATTTCAAGATCCCATTACGGGTGAGATGCACTCTTTCTGCAGTCAACGAGATCTTGAGGGTTGA
- the infB gene encoding translation initiation factor IF-2, with protein MATTVKVLAKELKRTAPDLLEQLKAAGIEKSSEDDSITEKDKTALLEHLQKAHGSADTGARKKITLIKRESSEIRQADSAGRTRTVQVEVRKKRVLVKAGDKTPEAAEAKPAKETAPAAPAKPILSEEELEKRAAEATRQAELLARQEAEMKAAEEARQKEFAAPEVEAKATDEVSDVAAAEKKATAEKASKELAASKEKELADIRVRRAAAEAEALAIRDMMSAPARVLKAPSEVAAEEAKKGTLHKPAKAEGADDKKKSPAKVGGKTIKSSETSSTWQEEGAKKPGGLKTRGDTSGGVGGWRSGGGRKKQRQIAEANVDTNFQVPTEPVVRDVHVPETITVAELAHAMAVKSAEVIKLLMGMGQMVTINQVLDQDTAMIIVEEMGHTAHAAKLDDPDLDLGTDGHDAELLPRPPVVTVMGHVDHGKTSLLDKIRLAKVASGEAGGITQHIGAYHVETPRGMITFLDTPGHEAFTAMRARGAKATDIVILVVAADDGVMPQTKEAIHHAVAGGVPLVVAINKIDKPEANSERVKTELVAEQVVPEEYGGDVPFIPVSAKTGEGIDALLENVLLQAEILELKAPKDAPAQGLVIEARLDKGKGPVATVLVQSGTLKRGDMLLAGSTFGRVRAMLDENGKPCNEAGPSIPVEIQGLAEVPAAGESVQVVADERKAREIALFRQGKFRDVKLAKQQAVKLETMMENMGEGAIEAKLLPLIIKADVQGSQEALSQSLMKLSTPEVKVQIVHAAVGGITETDVNLAVASKAVIIGFNSRADAAARKLAENNGVDIRYHNIIYDAVDEVKLALSGMLTPDKKEEITGLVEIRQVFLVSKVGAIAGCLVIDGIVKRTSSVRLLRDNVVVWSGELDSLKRFKDDAKEVRAGVECGLSLKGYNDIKEGDQLEVFEVTEVARSL; from the coding sequence ATGGCAACAACAGTAAAAGTACTCGCTAAAGAATTAAAACGTACCGCGCCAGACCTCTTGGAGCAGTTGAAGGCGGCCGGTATCGAAAAAAGTTCTGAGGACGATAGCATTACCGAAAAGGATAAGACTGCCTTGCTTGAGCATTTGCAAAAAGCTCACGGCAGTGCTGACACTGGCGCTCGCAAAAAAATCACCTTGATCAAGCGTGAGAGTTCTGAGATTCGTCAAGCAGACTCTGCAGGGCGGACTCGAACTGTGCAAGTGGAAGTTCGTAAAAAGCGTGTACTCGTTAAGGCTGGGGATAAAACTCCGGAGGCAGCTGAAGCCAAGCCGGCAAAAGAAACTGCCCCAGCAGCACCTGCTAAGCCAATTCTCTCAGAAGAAGAATTAGAAAAACGTGCAGCTGAAGCAACACGACAGGCCGAGTTATTGGCCCGTCAAGAAGCAGAAATGAAGGCAGCTGAAGAAGCGCGTCAAAAAGAGTTCGCCGCTCCTGAAGTTGAAGCTAAAGCTACCGATGAAGTGTCTGATGTAGCAGCAGCTGAGAAAAAAGCTACGGCCGAGAAGGCTTCCAAAGAATTGGCTGCAAGCAAAGAAAAAGAGTTGGCAGATATTCGTGTGCGTCGCGCTGCTGCGGAGGCAGAGGCTTTGGCTATTCGCGACATGATGAGTGCGCCTGCTCGAGTTCTAAAGGCACCAAGCGAAGTTGCGGCTGAAGAAGCGAAAAAGGGTACTCTACATAAACCTGCAAAAGCAGAAGGTGCGGACGATAAGAAAAAATCCCCAGCTAAAGTTGGCGGTAAGACAATTAAGTCTTCTGAGACATCATCTACTTGGCAAGAAGAAGGCGCCAAGAAACCAGGCGGTCTCAAGACCCGCGGCGATACCTCTGGTGGTGTTGGTGGTTGGCGTTCAGGTGGCGGTCGTAAGAAACAGCGTCAAATCGCTGAGGCAAACGTCGACACTAACTTCCAAGTGCCTACGGAGCCGGTAGTACGTGATGTTCATGTTCCAGAAACCATTACGGTTGCCGAGCTTGCCCATGCTATGGCAGTTAAGAGTGCTGAAGTAATTAAGCTCCTGATGGGTATGGGCCAAATGGTCACTATTAACCAAGTGCTAGATCAAGATACAGCGATGATCATCGTTGAAGAGATGGGTCATACAGCTCATGCAGCAAAATTAGATGATCCAGATTTGGACCTTGGTACTGATGGTCATGATGCAGAGTTACTACCACGTCCTCCAGTAGTGACTGTAATGGGTCACGTTGATCACGGTAAGACTTCTTTGCTCGATAAGATTCGTTTAGCGAAGGTAGCCTCTGGCGAAGCTGGCGGTATTACTCAGCATATCGGTGCATATCACGTAGAAACTCCACGTGGCATGATTACTTTCTTAGATACCCCAGGTCATGAAGCGTTTACCGCAATGCGTGCTCGTGGTGCTAAGGCAACCGATATCGTGATCTTGGTCGTTGCAGCAGATGACGGCGTGATGCCGCAAACCAAAGAAGCGATTCACCACGCAGTTGCAGGTGGCGTACCTTTGGTAGTTGCAATCAATAAGATTGATAAGCCAGAAGCGAACTCAGAGCGCGTGAAGACTGAATTAGTGGCTGAGCAAGTGGTTCCCGAAGAATACGGTGGCGATGTGCCATTTATTCCGGTGTCTGCTAAAACAGGTGAGGGTATTGATGCATTGCTAGAGAACGTACTTCTCCAAGCAGAAATTTTAGAGCTCAAAGCACCTAAAGATGCTCCTGCACAAGGTCTCGTGATTGAAGCGCGTTTGGATAAAGGTAAGGGTCCAGTTGCAACCGTCTTAGTGCAGTCTGGAACTCTCAAGCGTGGCGATATGTTGTTGGCCGGATCAACCTTTGGTCGCGTACGCGCTATGTTGGATGAAAACGGTAAGCCATGTAATGAGGCTGGCCCATCCATCCCAGTAGAGATTCAAGGTTTGGCAGAAGTTCCTGCCGCTGGCGAATCCGTGCAAGTGGTTGCCGATGAGCGCAAAGCTCGAGAGATTGCACTCTTCCGTCAAGGTAAGTTCCGGGATGTGAAGTTGGCGAAACAGCAAGCAGTCAAACTTGAAACCATGATGGAAAACATGGGTGAGGGCGCTATTGAAGCGAAGTTATTGCCATTGATCATCAAGGCAGACGTACAAGGTTCTCAAGAAGCCTTGTCACAGTCCTTAATGAAACTCTCTACACCAGAAGTCAAAGTACAAATCGTCCACGCTGCTGTGGGTGGCATTACTGAAACTGACGTGAACTTAGCTGTAGCCTCTAAAGCAGTCATCATTGGCTTTAACTCACGTGCAGATGCTGCAGCGCGTAAGTTGGCTGAGAATAATGGTGTGGATATTCGTTATCACAACATTATTTATGACGCAGTAGATGAAGTGAAGCTTGCCCTGAGCGGTATGTTGACTCCAGATAAGAAAGAAGAAATCACAGGTCTAGTTGAGATCCGCCAAGTCTTCTTGGTATCTAAAGTTGGCGCGATTGCGGGTTGCTTGGTTATTGACGGTATCGTTAAGCGTACTTCAAGCGTTCGCCTCTTGCGTGACAATGTGGTTGTCTGGTCGGGTGAGTTGGACTCTCTCAAGCGCTTCAAAGATGATGCTAAAGAAGTACGAGCCGGTGTTGAGTGTGGCCTGTCATTAAAAGGCTACAACGACATTAAAGAAGGCGATCAATTAGAAGTGTTTGAAGTTACTGAAGTAGCTCGCTCACTCTAA
- the rbfA gene encoding 30S ribosome-binding factor RbfA, giving the protein MHKTSPHRNQRLADQIQRDLAELIPRELSTSSVGLITLQSIELSPDLAHAKVFFTVLGAEPEIALKALQDKAGYLHSLLFKRLHIHTVPTLHFHYDSSVEHGIEMSRLIDQALESDQSGENK; this is encoded by the coding sequence ATGCATAAAACTAGCCCTCATCGTAACCAGCGTCTCGCCGATCAAATTCAGCGAGACCTGGCCGAGCTGATTCCTCGTGAGCTAAGTACTTCTAGCGTGGGTTTGATTACTTTACAAAGTATCGAACTCTCGCCTGACTTGGCGCATGCAAAAGTGTTTTTCACTGTATTGGGTGCTGAGCCTGAGATTGCATTAAAAGCGCTCCAGGATAAGGCAGGCTATTTGCATTCTTTGTTGTTTAAGCGTTTGCATATTCACACAGTGCCAACCTTACACTTTCACTATGACAGCTCCGTAGAGCATGGCATAGAAATGTCTCGATTGATCGACCAAGCTCTAGAGAGCGATCAATCAGGCGAGAATAAATAA